The genomic stretch TGTTCTACTGCTTGGAACAAAATACAGGCTCGCTTACCTTACAGAGATTGCAGAGGAGTATCAGAGGCTTTATGATATTGAGAAGACGATCCACAGGGCAGATGTACTTACTGCCTCACCGTTAGATACAGTGCTGAGAGAGAAGCTTGATGCTGCTGTTGAAAGGATAATGAAAAAGAAGGCAGCATTATCCTTTTATGTTGATGAGAGCATAATCGGCGGGGTTGTTATAAAGACCCCTAATATGATTATTGATGGTAGTGTAAGGAAACAGCTTAAGGATATGGCTTCTGCCATGTCGGCTTTATAAGGGTTAGTGGTAATTTGAAAGGGAGATAGCATTATGGCGTTAAAACCAGAAGAAGTAAGTTCTATAATCCAGATGGAGCTGGAGAAGTTTGAATCAGAACTCCACATGGAAAGTGTCGGTACAGTCCTCCAGGTAGGAGACGGTATTGCCAGAATCTACGGGCTTGAGGATGCAATGGCAGGGGAGCTGGTAGAATTTCCCGGCGACGTAGTCGGCATGATCTTTAATCTTGAAGAGGATAATGTAGGTGTTATCCTTTTTGGAGAAGATACTTACATTAAAGAAGGGGATACTGTTAAAAGAACAGGGAATATTGCACGTGTCCCTGCCGGTGAGGCGCTTGTCGGAAGGGTCGTTGATGCACTCGGCAGACCTATTGACGGCAAGGGGCCTATTGTAACCGACAAGTATCGTCCACTAGAGGGCAAGGCGCCTAATGTTGTTGAGAGGCAGCCTGTTACAGAACCTGTTCAGACTGGTATTAAGGCCATAGATGGTATGATCCCGATAGGCAGGGGACAGAGAGAGCTTATAATCGGAGACAGGCAGACCGGTAAAACAACCGTTCTTATAGATACAATAATAAATCAGAAGAATTCCGGCGTATATTGTATATATGTTGCAATCGGGTTAAAGGCAGGTAATGTCCTTGCAGTTGCAAAGATTCTGGAAAAGTATGGCGCTATGGAGTATACAACAATTGTTTCTGCAACTGCTGATGCACCGGCCTCCATGCAGTACATTGCCCCGTACACAGGCTGTGCAATAGGTGAAGAACTGATGTATAACGGTAAGCATGTGGTAGTTATGTATGATGATCTCTCAAAGCATGCACAGGCATACAGGCAGTTGTCACTGCTCCTCAGACGTCCTCCGGGGAGAGAGGCATATCCCGGTGATGTTTTCTATCTGCACTCAAGGCTCCTTGAAAGGGCTGCAAAATTAAAGAATGAGTTAGGCGGCGGGTCGCTGACAGCACTGCCGATTATTGAGACGCAGGCAGGTGACGTGTCGGCGTATATTCCTACAAATGTAATATCCATCACTGACGGACAGATTTATCTTGA from Nitrospirota bacterium encodes the following:
- the atpH gene encoding ATP synthase F1 subunit delta, producing MKSRIIAERYANALLSVAEKTGEMDKVLEELIFLRKLLYENPNLKRFLESPHIAKEERFKLVRKTLSPLLSQTSVNFVLLLGTKYRLAYLTEIAEEYQRLYDIEKTIHRADVLTASPLDTVLREKLDAAVERIMKKKAALSFYVDESIIGGVVIKTPNMIIDGSVRKQLKDMASAMSAL
- a CDS encoding F0F1 ATP synthase subunit alpha encodes the protein MALKPEEVSSIIQMELEKFESELHMESVGTVLQVGDGIARIYGLEDAMAGELVEFPGDVVGMIFNLEEDNVGVILFGEDTYIKEGDTVKRTGNIARVPAGEALVGRVVDALGRPIDGKGPIVTDKYRPLEGKAPNVVERQPVTEPVQTGIKAIDGMIPIGRGQRELIIGDRQTGKTTVLIDTIINQKNSGVYCIYVAIGLKAGNVLAVAKILEKYGAMEYTTIVSATADAPASMQYIAPYTGCAIGEELMYNGKHVVVMYDDLSKHAQAYRQLSLLLRRPPGREAYPGDVFYLHSRLLERAAKLKNELGGGSLTALPIIETQAGDVSAYIPTNVISITDGQIYLEADLFYAGVKPAINVGLSVSRVGGNAQTKAMKKVAGSLRLNLAQYRSLAAFAQFSSDLDKSTQAQLIRGERMVEILKQDQYEPVPLEKQVMIIYAGTKGYLDEIPAGDVRSFEKAFIEFMDKEFPDIGHELGKSKVLSDDIAKRLDAAIDSFKKRWMDKKS